Within the Medicago truncatula cultivar Jemalong A17 chromosome 4, MtrunA17r5.0-ANR, whole genome shotgun sequence genome, the region TTACGTGTATTTGTATCAAGACTAATTTTACTATCAACCTTCGAATAGTGGAACAAAAAACTTCGAGCAAACTTACTATGAGTTGCTTGTGGGAGAAGAAAGTGtagaaaagatattaaaaaaaaaagtacaagtagtagtaatgtatttttattctcttgAGAGTTTGcctatttataattataaccatATTTGGTCTACTTTATTGTATGTGCACCGTCCATTATATTGTTGAAAAACACATTGAGTATAGCAAGTTTCTAGACTTGCTAATGACCATGCAATGACCacgtttttttagtttttagaaGAATTGTTTTACGTTTTGCTTTTGCATATTGTTGCTCTTAaaatgtttgcataagaataacACATTTTCAAGACATTCAAACAGTTAAGACTTCCTTCaatatttaatgaaaaacaaatatgcTCAATTtagtatatattatttgtatgtCAAGTGCCagtaaaaatacaataataatatcccatttagaaatattttatttgattgattaaagTTTCtagtaaacaataaaataatttaacaataattaaaacagcCGTGTGTGTGACCTATAGTTTCAATATTAAGCTAACAACAACAATAGATTGATCACGTTATTGTATTAATCAAAGTAGACATCTAGCAACACTTCTTGATATCCATATAACATGAAGTAATAGTTTACTTTCATGAACCACAGGaagaataatataatattttctgATGTCCTTTACAGCTTTGGTTAATTTCTTCATTCGTTCAAATTCATTAGCTagattgttgatttttttcataaaactcAAACACGTTACCATGAGTTAACGGATCTCATCTTAATCAATTattagttatataaatatttaatcttACCCAATATTTTTTCAACTAACACTCTAACGTATTAGGTGTTTAGAATTAAAATACAATATATAACTCGGTAATTATTATAACAATCTCACGTCAAAGAAAATTACAGTAGTACATTTATTCTTGagatttttgtttcttcttatgTTTTCCTTTATAGAGTTAACTTTTCAACACTTTTTTATGAAATCTTTTTTAACACGAATTGATCATATGCTCTCGTCTTCAATTATCTACTTCTAAAATATCCAATCGTCTAAATTCAAGAATCAATATTGTAACAACACATACAAGTTTAGGAATCAAAATGAGAGTTTACTCCATTATGATATTGATCAACTTCATTCCTATCACTcgctaaacaaaataattattcaatttcACCCTTCCTTGTTATCTGCCATTACtcaaactaaaaatattatttcgTACAATTAGAAATCTTAACTTTGTAAGtacaattattttcataaattattatgGAAGGGGTTTATCTAGTTTAGGggataaattaatattttagttcataaaaaattgtaaacatcGGATTATTTGATTCCTAGaacaaacaattttaaatttaaatagtaATTTATTGCAAATTAATGTGATCAAGAGCTATTAATTACaataatcaatttaaattttgtttatttcatatatgaatgaatgaatacatTCACTCGTTATTTGGCTAAATAGTTGGCTTGAATCTTGGAATTGGTCGTTTTGGTGGCTTGGTGAGATCTGATAATGGTGATTGATAACTGGTTTTCATGGTCACATTGGCTACAATAATAAACTTCATTGAGAATCATTGGCATGTTTTTCGGACTCCCTCGTTGCTATAAAGTTATTAAATGAAATGGTCCAACCTTTTCATGAGTTCGCATGTGAAGTTCCAACATACTCTTCAAGAAGGAAATCAATGTGCTGATTTTTCCCCAAAAGGGTTCTTCTCAACTTAACTCTGAATATTGTGTCATCTCCGCCAATGGAGGTGGAGTTTGCTACTGCCATGCTTGCATATGCTTTGAGAATCTCCATTCCTAGGGAGTAgttgttttccttttctttacttttttcttctgtaaccaaacaaaaaaaaaagtattggctTGAATGAGAGAAGGAATAAAAGGTTTCATGCAAAATGATTTTACCAAGTATTTTCTTGACGATGGCCTATATGTAATTGAATATCATGTTCTTGTTATGATAGCATTCAGAGTTATTACTTGAAATGAAAGTTGCAATTGGTGGTTGAAACTACAGTCCACAACAGCTCATAGGTGATTGAAAAAGACTCAAgagaatacaaatattttattattcataGTTTGAAAATGACTCAACATGAGGAAATATGATGTGAACCTGCTCTCTTACAAACAGAACATTACATGAAAGATGTCTTGTATCTTATTGAGTAATTTGGAAGGATGGTGGGTAGTAATAGGAAGTGgatcttctttcttcttccgcCTTCTCAATTGAAAGAATTGCTGCATTACATCTGCGCACTCTGTCGCCAATACTCctcttcttatttttattttcggATGGAACGGGTGAACTGGTGCAGGAGGTATATCTCTTGCTTCTGAGACACTTTCTCCTCCATCAGGAAAAAGCCTGCAAAGCAATTTTGGTCATtatcataaatatcatcatcatcattgtttATTTCTAAGATAAGACTGAGGTCCAGTTGAACTCATCAAGGTTCTCAAAAATTGAATTAGCAGGAAGTTTAAATGTAATTATATAATGTTGACAATGTGGTTGTAGCATACAACATCTTATACATAGTCAATACCATGTTTAATGTGCGTATTAATGAAATCtctttgatcaataaaaatggGATTGGAAACATTTTTGAAATGACCATACTGTAGTTGAATATTACTTTTAAGCAAAGAATTGAGTTGCAGAGGCATCGCACAATAGAGTACCACATCCCAAAATACAGTAGTTGAATCTGAAcatctattttttattgaattgtgtGTTTAAGCTTACCCGGATTCGATCTCTAcgatttcaattttataataatttccCCTcccacaaatttttttaaaaatgtgtccTCAAGTCCTTAtcttattataataataaactaAATCATATCTGTGTTCAATTCCTCTTATTCAATTGTTTTCAAAGCTTGACCAAGTTAACCAGAGATGGCGATAGAAAAATGATTAGTATTTGGTAAAATGAATGTAGGCCCCACCATTTAATGTGAGGTCCATTTTCAAAATGGTGGTCCCTTTTCCCGAAATGGTGGAACCCACGTACATTTCACCCAACAAGAGGGTGAGTGTTGAAAAGTGTGTTCGAGTGAGTGTTGCTTGCACTACTCATAGGAAAATAAAGGTACATAGAATGAACAAACATTATATACTCCATGCCATTGCATATATAATTATGAACAATACAAAGAAGTATAATGACATGACTGCATACCTAACCCAGCTGCCGTCAGCTCCAAGAAGCTTATTGGGAGCTCCCCACACAACAGTATCTATTCTTGCCTGAAGAATGGCACCAGCGCACATTGCACAGGGTTCAAGCGTTACATAAAGTGTAGTTTCCTGACAAAGGTAAATTTGTGTCCAAATTAGCCATGATACTAATTTATCAAAGTATATCAAATACCAAAACTAATATACATTAACCATTAATCAAGATGCATCATATTACTATGTGGTCCAGATACACACATCATTTACTTTCCTCTTACTCCAATTCTCTACTACCAAATATTGCTTTTCTgtcacaaaaatataaaaaacaaataccACCAAATATTGCTTTaggtgatttttgttttgtttaaacaTAACTGTTACAGTTACCGTGAAATTCAACCTTTGCTTTTAGAATAAAAACCTACAATTTAGTCCATGAAGTATCACTCTCAACCTAATTCCGCCTTAGGGAAAGGTAACTGGAATTGAGGCCTAATGCATCATAAAGCAATTCAAACAGAATCATCCCCCTTGTCCTAACATACTCTGAATACTCAATTTTTATATCTCtgcaaataaataatattaggGTGCAAATTATTGTGAAATTCAATCATTGAGATTGTTGCTACAGCTTAGTTTTCAAACATTACttaataaaattgacaaaataaaGAGCACTACTTTATAACATAATCTAATTTTTGAATAAAGACTCAATTAAGTTCCTGAAGTATCAGTATCTCAACTTAGTCTCTAATAAACGGTTTTTCATAAACATTAGAgattaaattgataaatttcaTATACTTTTAAGGATtaccttttattttaatatattttagagCTAAGTTGAAGAGAGAGTGATACTTCAAGGAGTAAATTGAGGGTTtattctctaatttttttcttctctttggtGTTTGGTTCAGTCCTCTTATCAGACTGCTGTATCAGATTCGCATAGCAACTGGGATGTTTTCTAGGGGTCAGATTTACTTTTGCTGTGTAGTTCCCTTATGGAGGATATCGTATCCTATCTCcgtattttgttttctttctaaatggattctttgattaaaaaaataaaataccacaTCCGGCAAATGGGTTTTTTAACATTACCAATCAATAGATAAAAATTAGGGAGCAACCTTCCATAAAATAATCACACCCTAATGACAACATTGCAAGCAAATATGCAAATGGAGTTTGTTTTTGAATCTAGAACACCACATCAGGAAAGTTGTACAGTACCAGCTATTGTTAAGTAAACTGTGAACAATGATTAGTTAAATTGGTGACAATGAAGGATCAAGGACACTACATGTCTTTATTAAGGGACTAATGACTGCGGTCCCAAACTTTCCGACTGACAAAtgaagttttaatttttcaatagaTCTTTCATGTAAAATACAGGATTGAAATCTGGTGAACAACATATAGggaattttttacaatataCACTTTCTCCGGTatgtgtaaaataaaaaccaaagaTAATCTTTAAGGCTTTCAAATCATGAAAAGGTCAGGTTATTGGAAAATTATTGAAACTAGATTGCAGTGTTATTGATGGTGGACCATGGTGGACGGCAAAAAGACGATCGTTTTAATCCTCCATTTACACTATACGACGCCATGGCGCTGCCATCTGTTAGAACTATTGGGCCTAATGTTAATGAAAGGCCCAATTCTGAGGTGTGGATAGTGTACACCCGCAAggggaagaaagagaagaataaGTTTGTGACATGGCTGGAAACGTTGCTGAAATCTAGGGAATTCTGTTAGCAGAGGGGAATATACTGAGGAGGGTAGTGTCGTATATGGGTTATGCACGTTCATTGTTAGTGACATAGGAGAATATTTGCTCTGGTAGGGGCATTGCTCTGGAATTTTCTTCATAGCAACTATCCCCGTTCATCAATTGCAATcaataaacattattttatcCATTCAATTTCTGTGATATTCCATCACAATGTGGCCATGGGTGTCAAAAATTTAGCCACATCTATCCGACATTGCACCGCCCTGGCTGCTATTTGAGAACTCTGCTAGAGAACTTTAGCGACAATCTTTTTAACACACTTCATTATTGTATAAAATTAATGCAAGTCTCACTAAAATAGAAGCAATCCCACAGTACAAGTGGAAGAGCATGAATTAAAATATCCCACAATAATTTCACCCAATAATAATGTATTAGGAAAAATGGGTTTGACTTTAGTCGAATAGGTAAATGGTCCAGTTTATTGTATTTAAGCCACAAGAGAAGCGAGAATATGGGTTTGGCCATAGTTTATTGTAGTTAACCcaactatgagtatgatgtcaaactgcaaaatatatatatgcacCTTGTACATTTTAACAACTATTAAACTGTTCCAATATGAACTACTAAAGGCTCAGTTGAAACTATCACCGTATaaaactccaaaaaaattaagaaaccaTTCACGCTTATCACATGTATCGATGATCGGGTAGCAGCTACGCAACAGCATTTTTCATAAAACTGCATGGCTGTTATGCAACGTGACACTGCTATTGCAGCATCTATAAACTATAGTGTATGCCATTGCCAACATTACAAATGCTCCAACTCAATTCTACTTGGCATTTGGGTTCGTTTTTGGTTTTGCAGTTGAAAAACTGCAAATCTAAGTTTGGACTCAAAGTAACTCTAGAGCTCCTTTGGAGTAAAGGTACATCATTAGTAACTATAAACCAAACATGACCTTAGAGgcatttttatttagttatccttcaaattattcagtatctataaaataataagtttgcTGCTATGTTGACAATAACACAAAAGTTGTGGAATACTATAATTAGTTAGTAAGTAAATGGGTTCAAAAACAATATAACAGAAACATATCAAATGAATATTAAACTTTGGttataacatcaaaatacaCTTTGAATTTAAACCAGGAAAACTTACTGATAGTCTCCATGAGTTGAGATGTTTTGAAGCTTCTCGTATACAGACCATCTCTGCGTGAGCTGTGGAGTCCCGTAACTCTTCTACTCTGGAACAGatactttgaaataaattaaaaattcacaTAACTGGAAAGAATGAACTAATGCAAAAATATTGACGCTTACAAGTTGCATCCTCTTGCAATAATTTTTCCATGCTGCACAAGAACAGCACCAACAGGGACCTCCCAAGTATCACCGGCCTTTCTGGCTTCTAAAAGTGCTTCCTTCATGAACAATTCATCAGTTCGTCGCTGCTCAAGTTCAACATTATAGGTTTCTTCCCAGTCATCGAACCTATCTCTTGAAACCTGACCTTTCCGCTGAAACTTCCGTTGTTTCAACTCTCCATCCTTTCTGTCTGAGCCAGACATTTCAGTCTTCACTGGAGCAACAGGTTCTTTTATCGGCATCACTGATTCAGATCTGGAAATGTCAGATCCACCGATATTTACAATTTCTACTGCAATAGGTTGCCCTCTAACAGATAATGGATTTGGTGactgcattttttttaagcCAGAAGTAGTGACTTTcaaatctttttcattttcagttCGACTAGAAAATTCCTTTCCAGCATATGGGGTGCCTTTTGATGTTGATCCACTTTCCAATTTATTTGGAAAAGATGATCCAACTTCAATATGTTTTCCTTTGTCCTTCAATATTTTAGTGTCCGACACATCTCCCTCACTTTGGGTATAATGAGTACCTGGTTTTGATTTATCAGAAGTCATGGCTTGTGGTAGCACACTTTTACCAGTTTCCTCACGCTCCTGCCCAGAATGCCATGTCTCACTGTCAGATTTGTTTGGTGAGTTTCTGTCACCTGATCTCCCAGAAGAAGTGGAGGAACCAGCATGTGAACTCCAACGTAATTGAACAATATCAGAAAGCATACCCCACATGGACCTTCCTGTTCTTTTGACAATTGGTTTTGCAGTTTCATTGTTGATCTCTGGTTCTTCAGATGATAGACCATGCCCAACAGATGGTTCTTTTACATCCCACATTTCATCAGAAATCCCTTTGGCGCCCAGAAACCCAGTGGAATGGCTGGACTCATGACTCTTTGACTGAGAGTCATTTTGAGTGCCTTGTTGCCTTGAACTGTTAATCTGATTATCCTCAACATCAGAGGCCAACATTGTTCCAGCAACTTCTATCTCCTGTTGTCTTTCTGAAGTTGTGACTTCATGCCTGACCCTCTCCACAAACTCATCAACAAACTGTTTTGATGATTCCTCTAAACGATTAGCTGAACCAAGCACATCCTCTGGAGTCATGAAAATAGAAGGTTCACTATATGACTTATCACTTTCATATTGGGAATGCGATCTTGAAAACATAGCAGGACTTCTTCCCGAATTGCCATACAAAGCAGAAGAGCCACTCTCTGAAACTTCAAGGTAGATATCAGGGCTTTCAAACCCAGCAGGTTGTTCAACATGAGCTGAAACTCTACCCGTTTGGGAAGAAGGGTTCCTAGATCTTTGGTGGTCATTAGCAAATTCAAAAATCCTTTCTTCAGTTTGGGAAGAACTTTCTCTAGTTTTAACAGCTGATGCCGATTTACTTTTTGGCATAAGTCTCATCTTCTCATAAGTTATTTGAGAACTTGAAACTTGCTTTTCATCACTGTCAAAGCCTTCCGATGAAGTGCTGAAATGTTCATATCCTTTGCTATGTTGGACACTCTGAGTTCTCCTCCTATCAGTTTGGAGTCGTGTATCCCTTTCATGTGAACTTAAGTATGATATTTCTTCTTGGTTCTTCACACTAGTTTTAGACATCGGGATAGATGTATCTTCTACATGACTCCCATGAACTTGTGATTCTTCAGAAAACAGTTGGGATTTTCTTCTGTCTTTATCATGTGCAATGGTCTTCTCTCCTTTACGGTGTTGCAACTCCACTCCCTGAGCAGAACTCAAAATCGAATTCTTTTTCTCTCCCATGTTCTTCATCCTAGTATCAGAGGTCCTTTCAGAgtcttcaattttaaaatttcctATATAATTTTGGGAGCTTCTCTCTATTACATCCTCTGTTGTGGTAGAATTAGAACCAAtaaaatttttatgtttatcgCCTCTTTCCTGCAAACGTGTTTCTGATATCCCAAGACTCCCTTCCTTGCCACcaaatgttttctttgatttcaaaCTTTCCGTTCCGGTGGTAGAAGTAGAACCAACAAACTTTTCATGTTTATCACTTGTTTTCTTAGATGAGTTGGATATTTCAAGGTTCTCTTCACTGCCACTGAATCTTTTTCCTGATAATAAAGTTGTCTCAATTTCATCACGACCAGACTCTTGTGCATATGAAGATTGATTCTTTCTTCTGTTTCCTGTTTGAATGTATGCCTTGTTTGTTTTCTTATCCAAATGTTCTACAAAAGATGAATTATCTTCCTCACTGTGGACTTGCTTCTGTGAAATAGAAGCTTTTCCATAACCAGATTCATGCATTGTAGATCCTTTTCGATGCATATATTGGTGGTCTCTTGTGGTATCAGTTTCCTGGAAGGTTCCCTCAGTCAGCAATTTTTCGGACTTTTTTCTTATATTCCAATCAATATCTGCACCAAGTacaatcttttctttatttgaAATGTCGTGCACCTTCTTTTGGTCAACTCTTTGCCTGTTGAATTCTTCTTTTACGTTTCCCTCCACGCGGTTTGCTTCATCCTCCTCATATCCCAGTGAAAATTCTTCCAAACCCATATTATGCTGCACTTCCATGTCACTCTCGAAATCTCCGGACGAGAGCGTGTAATAAGATGAACAGCTAGACATATCTCTCTGTTTCTTACAGTTTTCATCTTTTGCAAAGGCTTCCTTTTCAGTGTCATTTATTTCGCATTCTCTTCTCAAGTCTATGGAGGATACTTCGTGTTGCTTCaaatttccctttttctttgtttttgttttctcacACAAATTGAAATGTCTCTCTCTACTCAAATTATTTGTCTTCTTTTTGGCTTCCGCTCTGTTGGATGAAGACACATTCTTCGATTTGGTACATGTAGCATCTTTATCTGCTTCCTCACTCAAAAAGCTGAGAACTAATTCAGATTCATCAGAAGCAAATGAAGGGAaatcttctctttctctccctTTCTGTGAGGCTGAGCAAACACATCTTTCCTTTATTCTACTTCTTCTACTTGTATTGCAAATATTTCTTTCATTGGTAGAGCACTTAAGCTCACAAGAGCCTCTAACAAGACCATAAGGAACCCGAGAACAGTAAAGGTTTTCACCTCTGAAAATAAACCTCCTGGTTGCTGACAACTGAAGGAAAGTGGACTGCCTCAACCCATTTAGAAGACAAGGCTTTACGGGTACTCTATAGGTGGAGAGAGCACAAAAGTCACAACAACCAAGGCACGACGAACAGTTTGACGAGGTTCTGTCAAATCTTTCATACCGTAGGTTTGAGTAGCCATCGAAAGATAAACGGAATGATTCTTTGCAGCTGACACCATATAcggttgaagaaaaatatgcgTTGTACATAGTCGAATATGCTTTCCCACCCCACTGAGGGATGTGGTTCCTTCAATTACAACTGAGCTAGGATCCCAAACAGTGTTATTTGATGCACCAGAATAACAACATTAACGAAAACACAATTTGAGAAGCACACAATGCTTTCCACCTTTCACACACCTGTCCCAATAGCAAAATCAGAACTAAATTAACTCAGCAATgcatcataaaataattaaacttgAAAACAATTAATAACTGAACAATTCCTGATTGTCGCACTCTCGTGTCATACAGTGTCGAGGACCCCAAGTCAGGGGATgcaaacaatttaactttaataAACATATTAATCAtgtgtataaaaataaaaacataaatataaatcataaaattttaatagatTGTATTTGAATATTATGAGCCTATTTTGTATATCTAAACAATACTTCACAGTATAAGGCCCTGTTTGTTGGTGGCACATTCCACATTAGCCGATCTAATTGGCGATATTCTCTTTCAGATGTATGAGCTCCAACAAACCACACATATTGAGTAGGGTTAATGCATACAACATACCTCAAAATTTTCTCCTCTAGTAAATCCTCCTCCAGACCCAGAAGCTCTATATGCTACACTTCCAAAGCATGTTGTCCTTCATTAAATTATATTCTATATATACAGCGTGTGGACAATAATATCAGAATAAACACAAACCAAAAAGTAATAAATTAAAGGTAAAAATTAGCCATTGCCTACCAGATTTGCAAGGCTTCTTGATTTTGTCTTGAAGTTTATTATAGTAGTCAAATATTGAATACTTGAATCCTGGTAACGTGCTTTCTAATTTCTTCAATTCTACTGATAGAGCTATGTTGTGTTATCTACACGTTGCTAGCCGATAGTAG harbors:
- the LOC120575839 gene encoding tRNA(adenine(34)) deaminase, chloroplastic isoform X4; this translates as MYNAYFSSTVYGVSCKESFRLSFDGYSNLRYERFDRTSSNCSSCLGCCDFCALSTYRVPVKPCLLNGLRQSTFLQLSATRRFIFRGENLYCSRVPYGLVRGSCELKCSTNERNICNTSRRSRIKERCVCSASQKGREREDFPSFASDESELVLSFLSEEADKDATCTKSKNVSSSNRAEAKKKTNNLSRERHFNLCEKTKTKKKGNLKQHEVSSIDLRRECEINDTEKEAFAKDENCKKQRDMSSCSSYYTLSSGDFESDMEVQHNMGLEEFSLGYEEDEANRVEGNVKEEFNRQRVDQKKVHDISNKEKIVLGADIDWNIRKKSEKLLTEGTFQETDTTRDHQYMHRKGSISQKQVHSEEDNSSFVEHLDKKTNKAYIQTGNRRKNQSSYAQESGRDEIETTLLSGKRFSGSEENLEISNSSKKTSDKHEKFVGSTSTTGTESLKSKKTFGGKEGSLGISETRLQERGDKHKNFIGSNSTTTEDVIERSSQNYIGNFKIEDSERTSDTRMKNMGEKKNSILSSAQGVELQHRKGEKTIAHDKDRRKSQLFSEESQVHGSHVEDTSIPMSKTSVKNQEEISYLSSHERDTRLQTDRRRTQSVQHSKGYEHFSTSSEGFDSDEKQVSSSQITYEKMRLMPKSKSASAVKTRESSSQTEERIFEFANDHQRSRNPSSQTGRVSAHVEQPAGFESPDIYLEVSESGSSALYGNSGRSPAMFSRSHSQYESDKSYSEPSIFMTPEDVLGSANRLEESSKQFVDEFVERVRHEVTTSERQQEIEVAGTMLASDVEDNQINSSRQQGTQNDSQSKSHESSHSTGFLGAKGISDEMWDVKEPSVGHGLSSEEPEINNETAKPIVKRTGRSMWGMLSDIVQLRWSSHAGSSTSSGRSGDRNSPNKSDSETWHSGQEREETGKSVLPQAMTSDKSKPGTHYTQSEGDVSDTKILKDKGKHIEVGSSFPNKLESGSTSKGTPYAGKEFSSRTENEKDLKVTTSGLKKMQSPNPLSVRGQPIAVEIVNIGGSDISRSESVMPIKEPVAPVKTEMSGSDRKDGELKQRKFQRKGQVSRDRFDDWEETYNVELEQRRTDELFMKEALLEARKAGDTWEVPVGAVLVQHGKIIARGCNLVEELRDSTAHAEMVCIREASKHLNSWRLSETTLYVTLEPCAMCAGAILQARIDTVVWGAPNKLLGADGSWVRLFPDGGESVSEARDIPPAPVHPFHPKIKIRRGVLATECADVMQQFFQLRRRKKKEDPLPITTHHPSKLLNKIQDIFHKKKVKKRKTTTP
- the LOC120575839 gene encoding tRNA(adenine(34)) deaminase, chloroplastic isoform X1 → MYNAYFSSTVYGVSCKESFRLSFDGYSNLRYERFDRTSSNCSSCLGCCDFCALSTYRVPVKPCLLNGLRQSTFLQLSATRRFIFRGENLYCSRVPYGLVRGSCELKCSTNERNICNTSRRSRIKERCVCSASQKGREREDFPSFASDESELVLSFLSEEADKDATCTKSKNVSSSNRAEAKKKTNNLSRERHFNLCEKTKTKKKGNLKQHEVSSIDLRRECEINDTEKEAFAKDENCKKQRDMSSCSSYYTLSSGDFESDMEVQHNMGLEEFSLGYEEDEANRVEGNVKEEFNRQRVDQKKVHDISNKEKIVLGADIDWNIRKKSEKLLTEGTFQETDTTRDHQYMHRKGSTMHESGYGKASISQKQVHSEEDNSSFVEHLDKKTNKAYIQTGNRRKNQSSYAQESGRDEIETTLLSGKRFSGSEENLEISNSSKKTSDKHEKFVGSTSTTGTESLKSKKTFGGKEGSLGISETRLQERGDKHKNFIGSNSTTTEDVIERSSQNYIGNFKIEDSERTSDTRMKNMGEKKNSILSSAQGVELQHRKGEKTIAHDKDRRKSQLFSEESQVHGSHVEDTSIPMSKTSVKNQEEISYLSSHERDTRLQTDRRRTQSVQHSKGYEHFSTSSEGFDSDEKQVSSSQITYEKMRLMPKSKSASAVKTRESSSQTEERIFEFANDHQRSRNPSSQTGRVSAHVEQPAGFESPDIYLEVSESGSSALYGNSGRSPAMFSRSHSQYESDKSYSEPSIFMTPEDVLGSANRLEESSKQFVDEFVERVRHEVTTSERQQEIEVAGTMLASDVEDNQINSSRQQGTQNDSQSKSHESSHSTGFLGAKGISDEMWDVKEPSVGHGLSSEEPEINNETAKPIVKRTGRSMWGMLSDIVQLRWSSHAGSSTSSGRSGDRNSPNKSDSETWHSGQEREETGKSVLPQAMTSDKSKPGTHYTQSEGDVSDTKILKDKGKHIEVGSSFPNKLESGSTSKGTPYAGKEFSSRTENEKDLKVTTSGLKKMQSPNPLSVRGQPIAVEIVNIGGSDISRSESVMPIKEPVAPVKTEMSGSDRKDGELKQRKFQRKGQVSRDRFDDWEETYNVELEQRRTDELFMKEALLEARKAGDTWEVPVGAVLVQHGKIIARGCNLVEELRDSTAHAEMVCIREASKHLNSWRLSETTLYVTLEPCAMCAGAILQARIDTVVWGAPNKLLGADGSWVRLFPDGGESVSEARDIPPAPVHPFHPKIKIRRGVLATECADVMQQFFQLRRRKKKEDPLPITTHHPSKLLNKIQDIFHKKKVKKRKTTTP
- the LOC120575839 gene encoding tRNA(adenine(34)) deaminase, chloroplastic isoform X2; translated protein: MYNAYFSSTIYGVSCKESFRLSFDGYSNLRYERFDRTSSNCSSCLGCCDFCALSTYRVPVKPCLLNGLRQSTLLQLSATRRFIFRGENLYCSRVPYGLVRGSCELKCSTNERNICNTSRRSRIKEICVCSASQKGREREDFPSFASDESELVLSFLSEEADKDATCTKSKNVSSSNRAEAKKKTNNLSRERHFNLGEKTKTKKKGNLKQHEVSSIDLRRECEINDTEKEAFAKDENCKKQRDMSSCSSYYTLSSGDFESDMEVQHNMGLEEFSLGYEEDEANRVEGNVKEEFNRQRVDQKKVHDVSNKEKIVLGADIDWNIRKKSEKLLTEGTFQETDTTRDHQYMHRKGSTMHESGYGKASISQKQVHSEEDNSSFVEHLDKKTNKAYIQTGNRRKNQSSYAQESGRDEIETTLLSGKRFSGSEENLEISNSSKKTSDKHEKFVGSTSTTGTESLKSKKTFGGKEGSLGISETRLQERGDKHKNFIGSNSTTTEDVIERSSQNYIGNFKIEDSERTSDTRMKNMGEKKNSILSSAQGVELQHRKGEKTIAHDKDRRKSQLFSEESQVHGSHVEDTSIPMSKTSVKNQEEISYLSSHERDTRLQTDRRRTQSVQHSKGYEHFSTSSEGFDSDEKQVSSSQITYEKMRLMPKSKSASAVKTRESSSQTEERIFEFANDHQRSRNPSSQTGRVSAHVEQPAGFESPDIYLEVSESGSSALYGNSGRSPAMFSRSHSQYESDKSYSEPSIFMTPEDVLGSANRLEESSKQFVDEFVERVRHEVTTSERQQEIEVAGTMLASDVEDNQINSSRQQGTQNDSQSKSHESSHSTGFLGAKGISDEMWDVKEPSVGHGLSSEEPEINNETAKPIVKRTGRSMWGMLSDIVQLRWSSHAGSSTSSGRSGDRNSPNKSDSETWHSGQEREETGKSVLPQAMTSDKSKPGTHYTQSEGDVSDTKILKDKGKHIEVGSSFPNKLESGSTSKGTPYAGKEFSSRTENEKDLKVTTSGLKKMQSPNPLSVRGQPIAVEIVNIGGSDISRSESVMPIKEPVAPVKTEMSGSDRKDGELKQRKFQRKGQVSRDRFDDWEETYNVELEQRRTDELFMKEALLEARKAGDTWEVPVGAVLVQHGKIIARGCNLVEELRDSTAHAEMVCIREASKHLNSWRLSETTLYVTLEPCAMCAGAILQARIDTVVWGAPNKLLGADGSWVRLFPDGGESVSEARDIPPAPVHPFHPKIKIRRGVLATECADVMQQFFQLRRRKKKEDPLPITTHHPSKLLNKIQDIFHKKKVKKRKTTTP